The Fulvivirga maritima genome segment TCGGTCATTTTTTGAATTACTATCAACCTAGTAATATATACAATTGTATATATTCTCATTATATCTCCCTCCTAATCTAGTAAATTTTTAATATTTTTTTTATACTTTCAAGTCAACGTGGATATAAATCTCTGTGATACGGGAAGAAGAATGAGCTAATAACACCTCAAGCACTATACTTAACCCCGGGAGTGCCCTTAAACATCACATCAAACCGAATAGTTAGCCTTTGTTACCACCGGTTCTTAATACGATTCAACTAGTTTTTCCAACTGCATCATATACTCAAAAAATTCACCTTGAGTATAAGAGACTATGGGAGAGTTAACTAGTAGCGCAATAATAATTTCCTGATCCGGAAAAATAGCCAATATGGAACCGGAAGAAGGTAATTCACCGGTATGAAACCAAATTCTCTTATTATTAATATCTTCTTCTACAAACCATCCTAAGCCATAGCCCACATTTCGCATGTCAGAAGTTACCTGATTTTGAAACATGAGCCTTTTCGTTTCTTGATCTATAAAATCATCTCCAATAATAGCCAGTCCGAATTTGGTAAGATCATCAGTTGTAGAAAGTAATCCTCCCGTAGAGTAGGAATAGCTTAAGTCATAAGGAGTTGCCTCCTCACCAGTCAGGTAATAAAATTTACTCTTATGATCCATCACACTGTCTGCTATATCTCCATACGTGGCATGCATCCCGATGGGACCCCAAATATTTTGCTTCATATAACTCAAGTAAGGTTGTTGAGTTATATTTTCAATAGCAGCACCTAAAAGAATATAACCATTAGATGAGTATAAGAACTTTGTACCAGGCTTTACTTGCAACGAATCATTTTTAAAAATGGACAATGCATCGGTTAAATTACTATAGTGCTGCTGGATAAAGATCTCGTCCCAGCTTTTCCCATAATAATGCCGGATACCACTTAAGTGGCTGGCCACTTGCCTTACGGTAATAGGGTATTTCTTTTTTGGGGAATGCAGGCACATAAGTTTGAATTGCAGTATCAAGGTATAACAGGCCTTTAGCATATAGCTGCATAATAGCCGCAGAGGTCATGGTTTTTGAGACACTGGCAATTCGAAATTGTGTCTGTCTATCTACAAGTATATTAGCAACTTTATCTGCATAACCATAGCCTTGGGAAAAAATGATGGTATCTGATTTACCAATTGATAATTGAAAACCTGTTGGGTTAAATTCGTTTTGAAAGTCTGTAGCCCATTGATCGATTTTACAAGCCAATGCATCGCATGGTAGTTTGTTAGTTTCAGGCTCATCTGTAGGTGGGTAATTCGACAATGTCACTTTTGCAGAAAGGATACCGGAAGACGTTTTCCATTCACCAAAACTATTGGAGCGATAGTAACACTTGAAGTGCTCACGGTCTTTTTTTGATTTGGTTACCCCAAACACTGTTCCGGCGACTACTGTGCTTACCTGGGGTATGACTACCTTCTCATGATTGATAATTACCGTGTCGTATGAAACCCTAGCAGGGTACATTTTCATGTATTGCTCATATTTAGAGGTTACATATTTCCGATCGTCCTTATCCATGATCCATTCAAATACCAGAAAAAACTGATCTTCTTTGACTATTTGGGTATCGCTTATTTCGAAATCTAACCATCCCTTTTTAACGTCTGATGTTACTAATACCTGATGTGTAAGTAGGTCTACTCCCGGCTTATCGGTTTGGCTGTCTACTGACATGATCCGCATCCTTACCTTAAATTCAGGAGATAAATTTTTGGCAATATGCAAGGATGCCTCTTTAAGAAATGTCAGGTTTTTATTATCTGATTTATCGATTAGGAGGGCCATGGCACTGCCAGCTGAAAGGGTGTCATAGTGGATTTGCCCTGAGAGCAATAAGCTCTTACCATTTCCCAGAGTAACTGATTTCTTTTTTTCTTGTTTTGCGACTATTTCTACCTCGCCTAACTCCAGCACATTTTCGTTGAGCGAAACCACCAAGTTGTTTGCTGCGGTGGAGATCGAGGAAATGGGAAATGATTTTCTGATGTATCCTACAGAGGAAAAAAGCAGGTCCTGATCGGAATACTTTAGAGGTATGTTGATGGTAAATGAGCCATCTTCATTAGAAATTGTGCCAACTTCAGTATTAGCAATTCCAATGTTTACGTATGGAATAGGTTGTTTGGTTTGATTATTTATAACACTCCCTGAAATCAATGTC includes the following:
- a CDS encoding serine hydrolase domain-containing protein, with the protein product MASHLSGIRHYYGKSWDEIFIQQHYSNLTDALSIFKNDSLQVKPGTKFLYSSNGYILLGAAIENITQQPYLSYMKQNIWGPIGMHATYGDIADSVMDHKSKFYYLTGEEATPYDLSYSYSTGGLLSTTDDLTKFGLAIIGDDFIDQETKRLMFQNQVTSDMRNVGYGLGWFVEEDINNKRIWFHTGELPSSGSILAIFPDQEIIIALLVNSPIVSYTQGEFFEYMMQLEKLVESY
- a CDS encoding serine hydrolase — translated: MAIGQCQTLISGSVINNQTKQPIPYVNIGIANTEVGTISNEDGSFTINIPLKYSDQDLLFSSVGYIRKSFPISSISTAANNLVVSLNENVLELGEVEIVAKQEKKKSVTLGNGKSLLLSGQIHYDTLSAGSAMALLIDKSDNKNLTFLKEASLHIAKNLSPEFKVRMRIMSVDSQTDKPGVDLLTHQVLVTSDVKKGWLDFEISDTQIVKEDQFFLVFEWIMDKDDRKYVTSKYEQYMKMYPARVSYDTVIINHEKVVIPQVSTVVAGTVFGVTKSKKDREHFKCYYRSNSFGEWKTSSGILSAKVTLSNYPPTDEPETNKLPCDALACKIDQWATDFQNEFNPTGFQLSIGKSDTIIFSQGYGYADKVANILVDRQTQFRIASVSKTMTSAAIMQLYAKGLLYLDTAIQTYVPAFPKKEIPYYRKASGQPLKWYPALLWEKLGRDLYPAAL